A region of Paractinoplanes abujensis DNA encodes the following proteins:
- a CDS encoding DUF3040 domain-containing protein, with the protein MLDPKEKVAFDDLVTQLRSTDPAFCRRMQRMSTPKPRLYTTAAVALWILAPLCVIFGGWTGALIAAICCAYGFRLYNKRNGNAPQPAWWVATPRFKPSGPR; encoded by the coding sequence GTGCTCGACCCCAAGGAGAAGGTCGCATTCGACGACCTGGTGACCCAGCTGCGCTCAACCGACCCCGCGTTCTGCCGGCGCATGCAACGGATGAGCACGCCCAAACCGCGCCTCTACACAACGGCGGCGGTAGCCCTGTGGATACTCGCCCCGCTGTGCGTCATCTTCGGCGGCTGGACGGGCGCACTCATCGCGGCCATCTGTTGCGCGTACGGGTTCCGCCTCTACAACAAGCGCAACGGCAATGCACCCCAGCCGGCGTGGTGGGTGGCTACCCCCCGCTTCAAGCCCAGCGGTCCCCGGTGA
- a CDS encoding helix-turn-helix domain-containing protein — translation MTRSQVSAGTQQEEAPTGGPTVLRILLGTQLRRLREARAISREDAGWEIRASGSKISRMELGRVSFKERDVSDLLTLYGVTEPNEREALLVLARQANNPGWWQQFSDVMPGWFQSYLGLEAAATLIRTYEIQFVPGLLQTPDYARAVIMLGHAGVTPEEMNKRVELRRQRQAILDRPEGPQLWAVIDEAVLRRPIGGVEIMKAQIEFLIEASKKPNVRLQIIPFHAGGHAAAGGPFAILRFPEPELPDVVYVEQLTSAIYLDKREDVDQYAMAMERVCIDAEPPNHTPEILGKLLHEVGRPA, via the coding sequence ATGACGAGGAGCCAGGTGAGCGCGGGTACGCAGCAGGAGGAGGCGCCGACCGGTGGCCCCACCGTTCTGCGCATTCTGCTCGGGACCCAGCTCCGCAGGCTGCGTGAGGCCAGGGCTATCTCCCGCGAGGATGCGGGCTGGGAGATCCGGGCCTCGGGATCGAAGATCAGCCGCATGGAGCTGGGCCGGGTCAGTTTCAAGGAGCGCGACGTCAGCGACCTTCTGACCCTGTACGGCGTGACCGAGCCCAACGAGCGTGAGGCGCTGCTCGTGCTGGCCCGGCAGGCCAACAACCCGGGCTGGTGGCAGCAGTTCAGCGACGTGATGCCGGGCTGGTTCCAGTCCTACCTCGGGCTCGAGGCGGCCGCGACGCTGATCCGGACGTACGAGATCCAGTTCGTGCCCGGTCTGCTGCAGACGCCGGACTACGCGCGTGCGGTCATCATGCTCGGCCACGCCGGGGTCACGCCCGAGGAGATGAACAAGCGGGTCGAGCTCCGCCGTCAGCGCCAGGCCATCCTGGACCGTCCCGAGGGCCCTCAGCTGTGGGCGGTCATCGACGAGGCGGTTCTGCGCCGGCCCATCGGCGGCGTCGAGATCATGAAGGCTCAGATCGAGTTCCTCATCGAGGCGTCCAAGAAGCCGAACGTACGGCTGCAGATCATCCCGTTCCACGCCGGCGGTCACGCCGCGGCGGGCGGCCCGTTCGCGATTCTGCGCTTCCCCGAGCCCGAGCTGCCCGATGTGGTCTACGTCGAGCAGCTGACGAGCGCCATCTATCTGGACAAGCGCGAGGACGTCGACCAGTACGCGATGGCCATGGAACGGGTCTGCATCGACGCCGAACCGCCGAACCACACGCCGGAGATTCTGGGCAAACTTCTCCACGAGGTGGGGCGTCCGGCCTGA
- a CDS encoding DUF397 domain-containing protein — MQYAVNGIPAGQLEGVTWQKSRRSNPSGNCVEAALLSNGEVAMRNSRDPEGPALIYTRAEIEAFLGGVRDGDFDNLLA; from the coding sequence ATGCAGTACGCGGTCAACGGCATCCCCGCCGGCCAGTTGGAAGGTGTCACCTGGCAGAAGAGCCGGCGCAGCAACCCCAGTGGCAACTGCGTCGAGGCCGCCCTCCTCTCCAACGGCGAGGTGGCCATGCGCAACTCCCGCGACCCCGAGGGTCCGGCGCTCATCTACACGCGGGCCGAGATCGAGGCTTTCCTCGGCGGCGTCCGCGACGGTGACTTCGACAACCTGCTCGCCTGA
- a CDS encoding SAM-dependent methyltransferase, whose protein sequence is MDEVPPVPEVAPPGVNINVPHSARIYDYWLGGKDNFAVDRAVGEAMIKAIPGMRHMAGENRKFVHRAVRDLVQKEGIDQFLDIGTGIPTRPNLHEIAQKIVPTARVVYVDNDPIVLVHARALMISTDEGRSEYISADIRAPESILNDKVLRDTLDFDEPVGLTLIAILMLIADDEDPWSKVAALRDAMPSGSLLAITHPTADFAPDEVHEAVAAAREAGMTLVARPRADVERFFGDWELLEPGLVPVSSWRPDEPSDNPEAAYYWAGVARKP, encoded by the coding sequence GTGGACGAGGTTCCCCCGGTGCCCGAAGTAGCGCCGCCCGGCGTCAACATCAACGTGCCCCACTCGGCCCGCATCTACGACTACTGGCTGGGCGGCAAGGACAACTTCGCGGTCGACCGGGCCGTCGGCGAAGCCATGATCAAGGCGATCCCCGGCATGCGCCACATGGCCGGCGAAAACCGGAAGTTCGTCCACCGCGCGGTCCGCGACCTGGTGCAGAAGGAAGGCATCGACCAGTTCCTCGACATCGGGACGGGCATCCCGACCCGGCCCAACCTGCACGAGATCGCGCAGAAGATCGTGCCCACGGCCCGCGTGGTCTACGTCGACAACGACCCGATCGTCCTGGTCCACGCACGCGCCCTGATGATCAGCACGGACGAGGGCCGCAGCGAATACATCTCGGCCGACATCCGCGCCCCCGAGTCGATCCTGAACGACAAGGTGCTCCGCGACACGCTCGACTTCGACGAGCCGGTCGGCCTCACCCTGATCGCCATCCTGATGCTGATCGCCGATGACGAGGATCCGTGGAGCAAGGTGGCCGCCCTGCGCGACGCAATGCCGTCGGGCAGCCTGCTCGCGATCACCCACCCGACCGCCGACTTCGCGCCCGACGAGGTGCACGAGGCGGTCGCGGCAGCTCGCGAGGCCGGCATGACGCTGGTCGCGCGACCCCGGGCCGACGTCGAACGCTTCTTCGGCGACTGGGAGCTGCTGGAGCCGGGCCTGGTGCCGGTGTCGAGCTGGCGCCCGGACGAGCCCTCGGACAACCCTGAGGCGGCCTACTACTGGGCGGGCGTGGCCCGCAAACCCTGA
- a CDS encoding GGDEF domain-containing protein, with the protein MDHGREVLDAERLDAALLELEDEIHWDAAPTLELAQRYERQARLLGDDLLVARARLSQVNMRMRAGDVADAAQRMWQLHQWAADNGARQLTARIHLIWAAIHRHLGDAAQSLEHAVRSVELLDDTATDFMQIWHRAKLADSLAFAGSMEPARERFAQAERLTVELDRPFLLLYVLNNYAYSEHAAGNFELAARVAEKLRALSAKHGYELDATVLDTIGAIEMSNGQYAAAERTMQASIEKYRSMRRHDADAMPEYLLNLARAQRGLGAYERAQASLDESRRLCTDRELGHFLVQTHQEQAELHAARGEFAEAYEAHKVFFAAYKVLQSSQREAQARTRQAMFETAEARQEAERFREQARRDPLTGLRNRRYLDEQLPRLIDNDPDLTVAIVDLDHFKRINDQLSHDVGDQVLVQVAKLLETELAVVSSDGFVARMGGEEFLIVLPGCPAARAGHEIDGIRQAVRAYDWAGITHGLPVTVSIGVAGVSEAESRTQPGLLSTADRNLYAAKHGGRDQVVCGVPGPDRSHSYRDRASAA; encoded by the coding sequence GTGGATCACGGACGGGAAGTGCTCGACGCGGAGCGGTTGGACGCCGCCCTCCTCGAGCTGGAAGACGAGATCCACTGGGATGCCGCCCCCACCCTCGAACTGGCCCAGCGCTACGAGCGACAGGCCCGGCTCCTCGGCGATGACCTGCTCGTCGCCCGAGCCCGGCTCAGCCAGGTCAACATGCGGATGCGCGCAGGCGACGTCGCCGACGCCGCGCAGCGCATGTGGCAGCTCCACCAGTGGGCCGCCGACAACGGCGCCCGCCAGCTGACCGCGCGCATCCACCTCATCTGGGCCGCCATCCACCGCCACCTGGGCGACGCCGCACAGAGCCTCGAGCACGCCGTCCGCAGCGTCGAGCTGCTCGACGACACCGCCACCGACTTCATGCAGATCTGGCACCGGGCCAAGCTGGCCGACTCGCTGGCCTTCGCCGGCTCGATGGAGCCCGCCCGCGAGCGGTTCGCCCAGGCCGAGCGTCTCACCGTCGAGCTCGACCGGCCCTTCCTGCTGCTCTACGTGCTCAACAACTACGCCTACTCGGAGCACGCGGCCGGCAACTTCGAGCTGGCCGCGCGGGTCGCGGAAAAGCTGCGCGCGCTCTCCGCCAAGCACGGCTACGAGCTCGACGCCACGGTGCTCGACACCATCGGCGCGATCGAGATGAGCAACGGACAGTACGCCGCGGCCGAGCGCACCATGCAGGCCTCCATCGAGAAGTACCGGTCGATGCGCCGGCACGACGCCGACGCCATGCCCGAATACCTGCTCAACCTGGCCCGGGCCCAGCGCGGGCTGGGGGCCTACGAGCGGGCCCAGGCCAGCCTCGACGAGTCGCGCCGGCTCTGCACCGACCGCGAGCTCGGCCATTTCCTCGTGCAGACCCACCAGGAGCAGGCCGAGCTGCACGCCGCCCGGGGCGAGTTCGCCGAGGCGTACGAGGCGCACAAGGTCTTCTTCGCGGCCTACAAGGTGCTGCAGTCCAGCCAGCGCGAGGCGCAGGCTCGCACCCGGCAAGCGATGTTCGAGACGGCCGAGGCCCGCCAGGAGGCGGAGCGCTTCCGCGAGCAGGCCCGGCGCGACCCGCTGACCGGCCTGCGCAACCGTCGCTACCTCGACGAGCAACTTCCGCGGCTGATCGACAACGACCCCGACCTGACCGTGGCGATCGTCGACCTCGATCACTTCAAGCGGATCAACGACCAGCTCTCGCACGACGTCGGCGACCAGGTGCTGGTGCAGGTGGCCAAGCTGCTCGAGACGGAACTGGCCGTCGTGAGCTCCGACGGGTTCGTCGCCCGGATGGGTGGCGAGGAATTCCTGATCGTGCTGCCCGGCTGTCCCGCGGCCCGGGCCGGCCACGAGATCGACGGCATCCGCCAGGCCGTCCGCGCGTACGATTGGGCCGGCATCACCCACGGGCTGCCGGTCACGGTCAGCATCGGCGTGGCCGGGGTCAGCGAGGCTGAATCCCGTACGCAGCCCGGCCTGTTGTCCACAGCCGACCGCAACCTCTACGCGGCCAAGCACGGCGGCCGTGACCAGGTCGTTTGCGGAGTGCCCGGCCCCGACCGCAGCCATTCCTATCGCGATCGGGCTTCCGCGGCCTGA
- a CDS encoding MDR family MFS transporter — protein MSATTVGTRPGAMSHRQIMEALSGLLLVLFVAMASSTIVSTALPKIIGALEGSQTQYTWVVTATLLTATASTPIWGKLADLYSKKLLVQIAIVVFVLGSIIAGFSQTAGQLIAARAFQGLGMGGVQALVQVAIAAMIPPRERGRYNGYLGGVMALATVGGPLLGGLIVDTDWLGWRWCFFIGAPIAVVALVVLQKTLNLEVIRRADVKIDYLGATLIAAGVSVLLVWVSFVDSNFAWISWPTLAMVGPGLLLLAAAVWVESRVAEPVVPLDIVKQRGTALSIIASLAVGMAMFGGAVFLGQYFQIGRGYSPTEAGLLTIPMMAGILVSSTVSGRMITKSGRIKPYIVTGTIVLVGGFALLSFLDHQTPLWFVGVAMALVGAGVGMSMQNLVLSVQNTVSLKDIGAASSTIAFFRSLGGTIGVSVLGAVLAHRVSDQITRDLASAGVPAGSTSGGSTLNLAALPDSIQHIVRAAYGDATGHIFLISAAIAVVGVVAAVLMRPTSLRSTVDVTPSPAQDQEPVPALSR, from the coding sequence ATGAGCGCCACCACCGTCGGCACCCGCCCGGGCGCCATGTCCCACCGCCAGATCATGGAGGCCCTCTCCGGCCTCCTGCTGGTGCTCTTCGTCGCGATGGCCAGCTCGACCATCGTGTCCACGGCACTGCCGAAGATCATCGGCGCGCTCGAGGGCAGCCAGACGCAGTACACCTGGGTCGTCACCGCGACCCTGCTCACCGCCACCGCCTCCACCCCGATCTGGGGCAAGCTGGCCGACCTGTACAGCAAGAAGCTCCTGGTCCAGATCGCGATCGTGGTGTTCGTCCTCGGCTCGATCATCGCCGGCTTCTCGCAGACCGCCGGTCAGCTGATCGCCGCCCGCGCCTTCCAAGGTCTCGGCATGGGTGGTGTGCAGGCGCTGGTGCAGGTCGCGATCGCCGCGATGATCCCGCCCCGCGAGCGCGGGCGCTACAACGGTTACCTGGGCGGCGTCATGGCGCTGGCCACGGTCGGCGGCCCGCTGCTGGGTGGCCTGATCGTCGACACCGACTGGCTCGGCTGGCGCTGGTGCTTCTTCATCGGCGCCCCCATCGCGGTGGTCGCCCTGGTCGTGCTGCAGAAGACCCTCAACCTCGAGGTCATCCGCCGGGCCGACGTGAAGATCGATTACCTCGGCGCGACTCTGATCGCCGCGGGCGTCAGCGTCCTGCTCGTCTGGGTCTCGTTCGTCGACAGCAACTTCGCCTGGATCTCCTGGCCGACCCTGGCCATGGTCGGCCCCGGCCTGCTCCTGCTGGCCGCCGCCGTCTGGGTCGAGTCCCGGGTCGCCGAGCCGGTGGTCCCGCTCGACATCGTCAAGCAGCGCGGCACGGCCCTGTCGATCATCGCGAGCCTCGCGGTCGGCATGGCGATGTTCGGCGGCGCGGTCTTCCTGGGGCAGTACTTCCAGATCGGCCGGGGTTACAGCCCCACCGAGGCCGGCCTGCTGACGATCCCGATGATGGCCGGCATCCTGGTCTCGTCGACGGTCTCGGGCCGCATGATCACCAAGAGCGGCCGGATCAAGCCGTACATCGTCACCGGCACGATCGTGCTCGTGGGCGGCTTCGCCCTGCTCTCCTTTCTCGACCACCAGACCCCGCTCTGGTTCGTCGGCGTGGCGATGGCCCTGGTCGGCGCGGGTGTCGGCATGTCGATGCAGAACCTGGTGCTCTCGGTGCAGAACACGGTCTCGCTCAAGGACATCGGCGCGGCCAGCTCGACAATCGCGTTCTTCCGCTCGCTCGGCGGCACGATCGGCGTCTCGGTGCTCGGCGCGGTGCTCGCCCACCGGGTCAGCGACCAGATCACTCGTGACCTGGCCAGTGCGGGCGTTCCCGCCGGCAGCACGAGCGGCGGCAGCACACTGAACTTGGCCGCGCTGCCGGACTCGATCCAGCACATCGTGCGGGCCGCCTACGGCGACGCGACCGGGCACATCTTCCTGATCAGCGCGGCGATCGCGGTGGTCGGCGTGGTGGCCGCGGTGCTCATGCGGCCGACCTCGCTGCGCTCGACCGTCGACGTGACCCCCTCCCCCGCCCAGGACCAGGAGCCCGTGCCGGCACTGAGCCGCTGA
- a CDS encoding TetR/AcrR family transcriptional regulator, translating into MSTTAEPGLRERKKAATRQALHAAAMRLAIEHGFDRVTVEAVADEAGVSRRTFSNYFGSKEEALLYGERQRITLLIEQVRARPVAEATWAALTAAAEQFYLKLGDLDPHWVAQSRLVRAQPALAAAQVQTFAALERDLSAEIAARTGDDPGSVRVKMTSAAFLASLRVALQIWLDKPPGTNLWALVGDTLAETGRGFSRT; encoded by the coding sequence ATGAGCACGACTGCCGAGCCCGGGCTGCGCGAACGCAAGAAGGCCGCGACCCGCCAGGCCCTGCATGCGGCCGCGATGCGCCTGGCCATCGAGCACGGCTTCGACCGCGTGACGGTGGAGGCGGTCGCCGACGAGGCCGGCGTCTCCCGGCGCACGTTCTCCAACTACTTCGGCAGTAAGGAAGAGGCGCTGCTGTACGGCGAGCGCCAGCGCATCACGTTGCTGATCGAGCAGGTGCGCGCGCGTCCGGTGGCCGAGGCGACGTGGGCGGCGCTCACCGCGGCGGCCGAGCAGTTCTATCTCAAGCTGGGCGATCTCGACCCGCACTGGGTGGCCCAATCCCGCCTCGTACGGGCTCAGCCTGCCCTCGCGGCCGCGCAGGTGCAGACGTTCGCGGCGCTCGAGCGCGACCTCTCGGCCGAGATCGCAGCCCGCACCGGGGACGACCCGGGCAGCGTACGGGTGAAAATGACGTCCGCCGCCTTTCTCGCCTCGCTGCGGGTCGCGCTGCAGATCTGGCTCGACAAACCGCCCGGCACCAACCTGTGGGCGCTGGTCGGCGACACTCTCGCCGAGACGGGCCGCGGCTTCTCCCGAACGTAG
- a CDS encoding cellulose binding domain-containing protein: MQRSRLRLAVYASAALVAVAGGVGAAVAATTPTTKAAGTLTATFTKDSDWGTGYQAHYTITNGTGVTVTGWQLAFGLPGGAKLGSFWDTTITTAGGIATAKNPAYAPTIPAGAKAEFGFIVNGSGAPTSCTINGAACGGASSVPPATAPTTPPATVPTTPPATVPTTPPATAPTTKPPATTPPPAGSGRVLVAPYVDMGLLSNGSTTLAQLGQSGNVKSFSLAFVTSAGCKASWFAAFDPRAKQFADQINAVRATGGDVKVSFGGATGVELAQACTSVAALQAEYQAVVSAYDLKYIDLDIEGAAVADPTTIARRSTALAALQKANPGLKISLTLPVLPEGLTADGLDVVRSAKNAGVDLDLVNIMAMDYGRAGQDYGNLAIQAVKSTKDQLKSIYGNSDAAAFRMVGVTPMIGVNDDQGVFGLADARDLVAFANQNHIGFVSYWEANRDKNACNGALFQCTNVTQSPFDYSKIFAGFTG; the protein is encoded by the coding sequence ATGCAACGGAGCCGTCTGCGCTTGGCCGTTTACGCCTCGGCAGCCCTGGTCGCCGTGGCCGGCGGTGTCGGCGCGGCAGTCGCGGCCACCACCCCGACGACGAAGGCCGCGGGCACCCTGACCGCCACGTTCACCAAGGACAGCGACTGGGGCACCGGGTATCAGGCGCACTACACGATCACCAACGGCACCGGCGTGACGGTGACCGGCTGGCAGCTCGCCTTCGGCTTGCCGGGCGGCGCCAAGCTGGGCAGCTTCTGGGACACCACGATCACCACCGCGGGCGGGATCGCCACCGCCAAGAACCCCGCGTACGCCCCGACGATCCCGGCCGGCGCGAAGGCCGAGTTCGGCTTCATCGTCAACGGCAGCGGCGCCCCGACCAGCTGCACGATCAACGGCGCGGCGTGCGGGGGCGCCAGTTCGGTTCCGCCGGCCACTGCGCCCACCACACCACCGGCCACCGTGCCCACCACACCGCCGGCGACCGTGCCCACCACACCGCCGGCCACGGCGCCCACGACCAAACCCCCGGCCACCACGCCGCCGCCCGCCGGCTCGGGGCGTGTGCTCGTGGCCCCGTACGTGGACATGGGTCTGCTTTCGAACGGCTCGACCACGCTCGCCCAGCTCGGCCAGAGCGGCAACGTCAAGTCCTTCAGCCTGGCCTTCGTGACCAGTGCCGGCTGCAAGGCGAGCTGGTTCGCGGCCTTCGACCCGCGCGCCAAGCAGTTCGCCGACCAGATCAACGCCGTACGGGCCACCGGCGGCGACGTGAAGGTCTCGTTCGGCGGCGCCACCGGCGTCGAGCTCGCCCAGGCCTGCACCAGCGTCGCCGCGCTGCAGGCCGAGTATCAGGCGGTCGTGTCGGCGTACGACCTCAAGTACATCGACCTCGACATCGAGGGGGCCGCGGTGGCCGACCCCACCACGATCGCCCGCCGCTCGACCGCGCTGGCCGCCCTGCAGAAGGCCAACCCCGGCCTGAAGATCTCGCTGACCCTGCCGGTGCTGCCCGAGGGCCTGACCGCGGACGGCCTCGACGTGGTGCGTTCGGCCAAGAACGCGGGCGTCGACCTCGACCTGGTCAACATCATGGCGATGGACTACGGCCGGGCCGGGCAGGACTACGGCAACCTGGCCATCCAGGCCGTGAAGTCCACGAAGGACCAGCTCAAGTCGATCTACGGCAACAGCGACGCGGCCGCGTTCCGGATGGTCGGCGTCACCCCGATGATCGGCGTCAACGACGACCAGGGCGTCTTCGGCCTGGCCGACGCGCGCGACCTGGTCGCCTTCGCCAACCAGAACCACATCGGGTTCGTCTCCTACTGGGAGGCCAACCGCGACAAGAACGCCTGCAACGGCGCGCTCTTCCAGTGCACCAACGTCACCCAGTCGCCGTTCGACTACAGCAAGATCTTCGCCGGTTTCACCGGCTGA
- a CDS encoding TetR/AcrR family transcriptional regulator, with protein MADRLRADAQRNRAALITAARDVFAEHGLDASLDEIARRAGVGNATLYRRFPTRRDLIAEVFAGQMTGYVELAETALTEPDPWAGFVAYLTRLFEIQATDRGLSELLVTSGFDNDERLAELLATAQRGATEVIHRAQAAGRLRDDFVRQDISLLMRANAGVLRSSADPAAWRRYLSLVLDGLKVFKDL; from the coding sequence ATGGCCGATCGACTACGTGCGGACGCGCAGCGTAACCGGGCCGCGTTGATCACCGCGGCCCGCGACGTCTTCGCCGAGCACGGCTTGGACGCGTCGCTCGACGAGATCGCGCGCCGGGCCGGGGTCGGCAACGCCACCCTGTACCGGCGTTTCCCGACCCGGCGGGACCTGATCGCCGAGGTTTTCGCGGGCCAGATGACCGGCTACGTCGAACTGGCCGAGACCGCCCTAACCGAGCCCGACCCGTGGGCCGGATTCGTGGCCTATCTGACCCGCCTGTTCGAGATCCAGGCCACCGACCGGGGCCTGTCCGAGCTGCTGGTGACCAGCGGGTTCGACAACGACGAACGACTCGCCGAGCTGCTCGCGACCGCCCAGCGCGGCGCCACCGAGGTGATCCACCGGGCCCAGGCCGCGGGCCGGCTGCGCGACGACTTCGTCCGTCAGGACATCAGCCTGCTCATGCGCGCGAACGCGGGGGTGCTGCGCTCCTCGGCGGACCCCGCCGCGTGGCGGCGCTACCTGTCCCTCGTACTGGACGGGTTGAAGGTTTTTAAGGATCTTTAA
- a CDS encoding dienelactone hydrolase family protein, giving the protein MQTTTVQIPAADGTADAYLVRPDGDGPFPGVLFFMDAFGLRPRIAEMAERIAERGFVVLAPNILYRGGPSPLVSPEELADNEKRGAAFGRLMPMIQELTADRVAADTSSYLEALNTEGPVLAVGYCMGGRNALVAAERHPERITTVASFHAGGVVTDQPDSPHRGVGALRGEIYFAHADNDRSMTPEQIKTFESALDEAGVTYTSEVYPGAPHGFTMADTAMYDREAEQRHWVNLFALLDRFTGKG; this is encoded by the coding sequence ATGCAGACCACTACAGTGCAGATCCCCGCCGCGGACGGGACGGCCGACGCCTACCTCGTGCGGCCCGACGGCGACGGCCCGTTCCCGGGTGTTCTGTTCTTCATGGACGCGTTCGGGCTGCGCCCGCGCATCGCCGAGATGGCCGAGCGGATCGCCGAGCGCGGATTCGTCGTGCTGGCGCCCAACATCCTCTACCGGGGCGGGCCGTCGCCGCTGGTCTCGCCGGAGGAGCTGGCCGACAACGAGAAGCGTGGCGCCGCCTTCGGGCGGCTCATGCCGATGATCCAGGAGCTCACCGCGGATCGGGTCGCCGCCGACACCAGCTCCTATCTGGAAGCCCTGAACACCGAGGGCCCGGTGCTGGCCGTCGGCTACTGCATGGGCGGCCGCAACGCGCTGGTGGCGGCCGAGCGGCACCCCGAGCGGATCACGACCGTGGCCAGTTTCCACGCCGGTGGAGTGGTCACCGACCAGCCGGACAGCCCGCATCGGGGCGTGGGGGCGCTGCGCGGCGAGATCTACTTCGCGCACGCCGACAACGACCGGTCGATGACCCCCGAGCAGATCAAGACCTTCGAGAGCGCGCTCGACGAGGCCGGCGTGACGTACACGTCCGAGGTCTACCCAGGTGCGCCGCACGGGTTCACGATGGCGGACACCGCGATGTACGACCGCGAGGCCGAGCAGCGGCACTGGGTCAACCTGTTCGCGCTGCTCGACCGCTTCACCGGGAAGGGTTAG
- a CDS encoding UDP-N-acetylglucosamine 2-epimerase codes for MSLPEVHLVAGTPAEAVRLAPVALAMREQGRLTPIPVATGTDPDTVGTTLAAFGLTPKITLPAGADDTETMRRFDELWAARTPAAVVVRDGLAPALAAFWRRVPIMTIDAGRRSGELGSVSALESQRRMLAQITTVHLAATPLTAMNLLDERVIAGDTLLTGGTAQDAAQLLAAKTIIAPPRERRTIVLGLPAERAEAVAPALRYLGGRYPDLEVVRAAGTAPGLELATLLTQAYALITDDEDLVEEALAAYCPVLMIGMAAQHGEALLAGSARLVEPDPAAITGEVASLLETRVRRDAMALSGNPYGDGLAAYRVAQATAALLGHGQFPDPMPAKPVAGVAR; via the coding sequence ATGTCGTTGCCCGAAGTCCACCTGGTCGCCGGCACCCCCGCCGAGGCCGTGCGGCTCGCGCCGGTCGCGCTGGCCATGCGCGAGCAGGGCCGCCTCACCCCGATCCCGGTGGCCACCGGCACCGACCCCGACACGGTCGGCACGACCCTGGCCGCGTTCGGCCTGACCCCGAAGATCACGCTGCCCGCGGGCGCCGACGACACGGAGACCATGCGCCGCTTCGACGAGCTGTGGGCGGCCCGCACGCCCGCCGCCGTGGTCGTCCGCGACGGGCTCGCCCCCGCGCTCGCCGCGTTCTGGCGGCGCGTCCCGATCATGACGATCGACGCGGGCCGGCGCTCGGGCGAGCTGGGTTCGGTCTCCGCCCTGGAGTCGCAACGGCGGATGCTGGCCCAGATCACCACCGTGCATCTGGCCGCCACCCCGCTCACCGCGATGAACCTGCTGGACGAGCGCGTCATCGCCGGCGACACCCTGCTCACCGGCGGGACCGCGCAGGACGCCGCGCAGTTGCTGGCGGCCAAGACGATCATCGCCCCGCCCCGTGAGCGCCGCACGATCGTGCTCGGCCTGCCCGCCGAACGCGCCGAGGCGGTCGCTCCGGCGCTGCGCTACCTGGGCGGGCGCTATCCCGACCTCGAGGTCGTCCGGGCCGCCGGCACCGCGCCCGGCCTGGAGCTGGCCACGCTGCTGACCCAGGCCTACGCATTGATCACCGACGACGAGGATCTGGTCGAGGAGGCGCTGGCCGCGTACTGCCCGGTGCTGATGATCGGCATGGCCGCCCAGCACGGCGAGGCGTTGCTCGCGGGCAGCGCCCGCCTGGTCGAGCCCGACCCGGCCGCGATCACCGGCGAGGTGGCCTCGCTGCTGGAGACCCGGGTGCGCCGCGACGCGATGGCGCTGTCGGGCAACCCGTACGGGGACGGCCTCGCCGCCTACCGCGTCGCCCAGGCCACCGCCGCCCTGCTCGGTCACGGGCAGTTCCCCGACCCGATGCCCGCGAAGCCCGTGGCCGGGGTCGCCCGATGA
- a CDS encoding GTP-binding protein, producing the protein MDYEQSPDRRHVGTAAVGHGGDRPKKAPVPVKIIVAGGFGVGKTTTVGAISEISPLTTEAEMTSAAVGIDDPGQATMKTTTTIAMDFGVLTIDQTLKLYIFGTPGQSRFAFMWDDLIKGALGALVVVDTNRIDDCYPAVDYFERAGLPFVVGVNTFNGQMSYSLDEVRWALAVREDVPVLSFDARFRGSVRDALLVVLDQALDKAIRQKSSYS; encoded by the coding sequence GTGGACTACGAGCAATCACCTGACCGCCGCCATGTCGGCACCGCCGCGGTCGGCCATGGCGGGGACCGCCCGAAAAAGGCGCCGGTCCCGGTAAAGATCATCGTGGCGGGCGGCTTCGGCGTCGGCAAGACGACCACCGTCGGCGCCATCTCGGAGATCTCGCCGCTGACCACCGAGGCCGAGATGACGTCGGCCGCCGTGGGCATCGACGACCCCGGCCAGGCCACGATGAAGACGACGACGACAATCGCGATGGACTTCGGCGTGCTCACGATCGACCAGACGCTGAAGCTCTACATCTTCGGCACGCCGGGGCAGTCGCGCTTCGCCTTCATGTGGGACGACCTGATCAAGGGTGCCCTGGGCGCGCTGGTGGTGGTCGATACCAACCGGATCGACGACTGTTATCCCGCGGTGGACTACTTCGAGCGCGCCGGGCTTCCGTTCGTCGTCGGCGTCAACACGTTCAACGGTCAAATGAGCTACAGCCTGGATGAAGTGCGCTGGGCTCTGGCCGTACGCGAGGACGTGCCGGTCCTTTCCTTCGACGCCCGTTTCCGCGGGTCGGTGCGCGACGCCCTGCTCGTCGTGCTGGATCAGGCTCTCGACAAGGCCATCCGGCAGAAGTCCTCGTACTCCTGA